The Thermonema lapsum sequence GAGCCTTGGTTGAAAACGTTGATATAGCATTCCAATCCACGGCTGCGGTAAAGCAACACAAACACTACAGGCAGATTGACCCCATAAACCGGCAAATTGAGGCGTTGTGCCACCAACAGGTAAAGCACGCACAAAGTCAAGGGATTGCCCTTGCGGCTTTCGAGCACCAAGTGAATCATATTGTTGGAAGGGGCATGAAAATTTTGGGTGTTGCCCGTGAATTTCCACTCTTTGAAAAAGACGCGGTTCAGCAGTTGTATCTGGTCGAGTGGATGCAGACCTTCACGAAAGCGAAACCAAACGTCGTAATATAGGCGATTGAACTCTTGAGCGAGGTCTTCAAAAGAGAGGTCGGGATATTGATAACGCGCCAGCAGCCACATGCCTTTAAGCAGGTTGTCCTGCTCGTAGTCCATCCATGCTCTGAAATCTTCTTTCAGGCTTTCGAACTGCACCCGGTGAATCAAGTCTTCGATGCGACTTTG is a genomic window containing:
- a CDS encoding transglutaminase family protein, translating into MKETELQALIALLDDEDEAVYQEVSNRLLSLGERAIPFLERAWETSPNPLLQSRIEDLIHRVQFESLKEDFRAWMDYEQDNLLKGMWLLARYQYPDLSFEDLAQEFNRLYYDVWFRFREGLHPLDQIQLLNRVFFKEWKFTGNTQNFHAPSNNMIHLVLESRKGNPLTLCVLYLLVAQRLNLPVYGVNLPVVFVLLYRSRGLECYINVFNQGSVFVRSDIEDYLKQLNVKPQVTFFEPCTHADILARACRNLIFSFKELGETHKAEEVKQLLDIIEHYK